From a region of the Neobacillus niacini genome:
- a CDS encoding class I SAM-dependent methyltransferase has product MSEHYYSRTQKVESDPIFWDFTLRNQLFRFKTDNGVFSKKEVDFGSRLLIDVFKLPSVEGPVLDVGCGYGPIGLSLAKSYPDRHVHMIDVNERAIELAKANAVQNSVHNVDIYESDTLINVKEFKFAAILTNPPIRAGKKTVHDIFEQSYEHLVPQGELWIVIQKKQGAPSAIEKLKDLFTTVETIDKSKGYFIIKAVK; this is encoded by the coding sequence TTGTCTGAACATTACTATTCTCGCACCCAAAAGGTCGAAAGTGACCCGATATTTTGGGACTTTACCTTAAGGAATCAGTTATTTCGCTTTAAAACGGATAACGGAGTATTTTCTAAGAAGGAAGTAGATTTTGGCTCCCGCTTATTAATAGATGTTTTTAAATTACCAAGTGTAGAAGGACCTGTTCTTGATGTTGGCTGTGGTTATGGTCCTATTGGACTTTCGCTTGCCAAAAGTTATCCGGACCGTCATGTACATATGATTGATGTTAATGAACGTGCCATTGAGCTGGCAAAGGCGAATGCTGTGCAAAATTCGGTACATAATGTCGATATTTATGAAAGTGATACTTTGATAAATGTTAAGGAATTTAAATTTGCAGCTATTTTAACTAACCCTCCAATCAGAGCGGGTAAAAAGACAGTACACGATATTTTTGAGCAAAGTTATGAGCATTTAGTTCCTCAAGGTGAGCTTTGGATTGTAATCCAAAAGAAGCAAGGGGCACCATCTGCTATTGAAAAATTAAAAGATTTATTTACCACAGTTGAAACTATTGACAAGTCTAAAGGTTATTTTATTATTAAGGCTGTAAAATAG
- the rplL gene encoding 50S ribosomal protein L7/L12: MTKEQIIEAVKSMTVLELNDLVKAIEEEFGVTAAAPVAMVGGAGAAAVEEQTEFDVILASAGDQKIKVIKVVREITGLGLKEAKDLVDNTPKAVKEGVSKEEAEELKAKLAEVGANVEVK, from the coding sequence ATGACTAAAGAACAAATCATTGAAGCAGTTAAATCTATGACTGTTTTAGAACTTAACGATCTAGTAAAAGCAATCGAAGAAGAATTCGGCGTAACTGCTGCTGCTCCTGTAGCAATGGTTGGTGGAGCTGGTGCTGCTGCTGTTGAAGAGCAAACTGAATTTGATGTAATCCTTGCTAGCGCTGGAGATCAAAAAATCAAGGTTATCAAAGTTGTTCGTGAAATCACAGGTCTTGGTCTTAAAGAAGCAAAAGATCTTGTTGACAACACTCCAAAAGCTGTTAAAGAAGGCGTATCTAAAGAAGAAGCTGAAGAACTTAAAGCTAAACTTGCTGAAGTTGGAGCTAACGTTGAAGTTAAGTAA
- the rpoB gene encoding DNA-directed RNA polymerase subunit beta: MTGQLVQYGRHRQRRSYARISEVLELPNLIEIQTSSYQWFLDEGLREMFQDISPIEDFTGNLSLEFIDYSLGEPKYSVAESKERDVTYSAPLRVKVRLVNKETGEVKDQDVFMGDFPLMTETGTFVINGAERVIVSQLVRSPSVYFSGKLDKNGKKGFTATVIPNRGAWLEYETDAKDVVYVRIDRTRKLPVTVLLRALGFGSDQEIIELIGDNEYIRNTLEKDNTEGVEKALLEIYERLRPGEPPTVDNAKSLLVSRFFDPKRYDLANVGRYKINKKLHIKNRLFNQRLAESLVDPETGEIIAEKGTVLDRRNLDRIIPALEKDVNFKGFNPVGGVVEEEIILQGIKIYAPNDDGEKVINVLGNAYVAEPIKNITPADIIASISYFFNLLHGVGDTDDIDHLGNRRLRSVGELLQNQFRIGLSRMERVVRERMSIQDTATITPQQLINIRPVIASIKEFFGSSQLSQFMDQTNPLAELTHKRRLSALGPGGLTRERAGFEVRDVHYSHYGRMCPIETPEGPNIGLINSLSSFAKVNRFGFIETPYRRIDPDTGKVTGRIDYLTADEEDNYVVAQANSRLSDDGTFIDEDVVARFRGENTVVKRDRIDYMDVSPKQVVSAATACIPFLENDDSNRALMGANMQRQAVPLLQPEAPRVGTGMEYVSGKDSGAAVICKHEGIVEHVEAREVWVRRINTVDGQEVKGDLDKYKMLKFIRSNQGTCYNQRPIVAVGNHVTKGEILADGPSMELGELALGRNVLVGFVNWDGYNYEDAIIMSERLVKDDVYTSIHIEEYESESRDTKLGPEEITRDIPNVGEDALRNLDERGIIRTGAEVKDGDLLVGKVTPKGVTELTAEERLLHAIFGEKAREVRDTSLRVPHGGGGIVLDVKVFNREDGDELPPGVNQLVRVYIVQKRKIHEGDKMAGRHGNKGVISRILPEEDMPYLPDGTPIDIMLNPLGVPSRMNIGQVLELHLGMAARALGIHVASPVFDGAREEDVWGTIEEAGMANDAKTVLYDGRTGEPFDNRVSVGVMYMIKLAHMVDDKLHARSTGPYSLVTQQPLGGKAQFGGQRFGEMEVWALEAYGAAYTLQEILTVKSDDVVGRVKTYEAIVKGENVPEPGVPESFKVLIKELQSLGMDVKILSGDEKEIEMRDTEDEDDLQQVDTLNIVPETAAFESEKVGSKE; encoded by the coding sequence TTGACAGGTCAACTAGTTCAGTATGGACGACACCGCCAACGAAGAAGTTACGCACGAATCAGTGAAGTTTTAGAATTACCAAATCTTATTGAAATCCAAACCTCTTCATACCAATGGTTTCTTGATGAGGGATTGCGTGAAATGTTCCAGGATATTTCACCGATTGAAGACTTTACTGGTAACCTATCACTAGAATTTATTGATTACAGCCTTGGCGAACCTAAGTATTCTGTTGCGGAATCGAAAGAGCGGGACGTTACATATTCTGCACCATTGCGTGTTAAAGTACGTCTTGTAAACAAAGAAACAGGCGAAGTAAAAGATCAAGATGTTTTTATGGGGGATTTTCCACTTATGACTGAAACGGGTACCTTTGTCATTAATGGTGCCGAACGTGTTATCGTTTCTCAGTTAGTACGTTCACCGAGCGTATACTTTAGTGGAAAACTTGATAAAAACGGAAAAAAAGGATTTACGGCTACTGTAATTCCGAACCGCGGCGCTTGGCTGGAATATGAAACAGACGCCAAAGATGTCGTATATGTCAGGATAGATCGTACTCGGAAACTGCCCGTTACGGTTCTTTTGCGTGCACTTGGCTTCGGCTCTGATCAAGAAATCATTGAATTGATTGGAGACAATGAGTACATCCGAAATACTCTTGAAAAGGACAACACTGAGGGAGTAGAAAAAGCGCTTCTCGAAATTTATGAGCGTCTGCGTCCAGGTGAACCTCCAACTGTAGATAATGCAAAGAGCTTATTGGTATCAAGATTTTTTGATCCAAAAAGATATGATTTAGCAAATGTTGGTCGTTACAAGATTAACAAAAAGCTTCATATTAAAAATCGTTTATTTAACCAGCGTTTGGCTGAATCTCTTGTTGATCCTGAGACAGGTGAAATTATTGCAGAAAAAGGTACGGTTCTAGATCGTAGAAACCTTGATCGGATTATTCCTGCTCTCGAAAAGGATGTTAACTTCAAGGGCTTTAATCCTGTTGGCGGTGTAGTTGAGGAAGAAATCATTCTTCAAGGAATTAAAATCTATGCACCAAATGACGATGGTGAAAAGGTAATTAATGTTTTAGGCAATGCCTATGTAGCAGAGCCAATTAAAAATATTACACCTGCTGATATCATTGCTTCAATCAGTTATTTCTTTAACTTATTGCATGGTGTGGGCGACACAGACGATATTGACCACTTAGGTAACAGACGTTTACGTTCTGTTGGTGAATTGCTGCAAAATCAATTCCGTATTGGTTTGTCTCGTATGGAACGTGTGGTTCGTGAAAGAATGTCGATTCAAGATACTGCTACCATCACACCACAGCAGTTAATCAATATTCGTCCAGTCATTGCGTCAATAAAAGAGTTCTTCGGAAGCTCCCAGTTATCGCAATTCATGGATCAAACGAATCCGCTTGCGGAATTAACTCATAAGCGTCGTTTATCTGCATTAGGACCTGGTGGATTAACACGTGAACGAGCAGGATTTGAAGTACGTGACGTTCACTATTCCCACTATGGCCGTATGTGTCCGATTGAAACGCCAGAGGGACCAAACATTGGTTTAATTAACTCACTTTCATCATTTGCAAAGGTAAATCGTTTTGGTTTCATTGAAACTCCATATCGACGAATTGATCCTGATACTGGAAAGGTTACAGGCCGAATCGATTATTTAACTGCCGATGAAGAGGATAACTATGTTGTAGCACAGGCAAATTCTCGTCTTAGTGACGACGGTACCTTCATCGATGAAGATGTTGTTGCTCGTTTCCGTGGTGAAAACACAGTTGTAAAACGTGACCGAATCGACTATATGGATGTATCTCCTAAACAGGTAGTTTCTGCGGCGACAGCTTGTATTCCGTTCTTAGAAAATGATGACTCTAACCGTGCATTGATGGGAGCGAACATGCAGCGTCAAGCCGTGCCGCTCTTGCAGCCGGAAGCACCAAGAGTTGGAACAGGAATGGAATATGTTTCTGGTAAAGACTCCGGAGCAGCCGTTATCTGTAAACATGAAGGAATCGTTGAGCATGTTGAGGCACGTGAGGTTTGGGTGCGTCGTATTAATACTGTCGATGGTCAAGAAGTTAAAGGTGACCTTGATAAATATAAAATGTTGAAATTCATCCGTTCTAACCAAGGAACTTGTTATAACCAACGTCCAATTGTTGCAGTGGGTAACCATGTAACAAAAGGTGAAATTCTTGCTGATGGTCCTTCAATGGAACTAGGTGAACTAGCTTTAGGGCGTAACGTTTTAGTCGGCTTTGTTAACTGGGATGGTTATAACTATGAAGATGCGATCATCATGAGCGAACGTCTTGTAAAAGATGATGTTTATACTTCTATTCATATTGAAGAATATGAATCAGAGTCTCGTGATACAAAGCTTGGACCAGAAGAAATTACACGTGATATTCCAAATGTAGGTGAAGATGCTCTTCGCAATTTGGATGAACGCGGAATTATCCGTACTGGTGCAGAAGTAAAAGACGGTGACTTGCTAGTGGGTAAAGTAACACCAAAAGGAGTTACGGAACTAACTGCAGAAGAAAGATTACTACACGCTATCTTTGGTGAAAAAGCACGAGAAGTTCGAGATACTTCACTAAGAGTTCCGCATGGCGGAGGCGGTATTGTTCTTGATGTTAAGGTCTTTAATCGTGAAGACGGCGATGAATTGCCACCAGGAGTGAATCAGCTAGTTCGCGTTTATATTGTTCAGAAGCGTAAGATTCATGAAGGAGATAAAATGGCTGGTCGTCATGGTAATAAAGGGGTTATATCCCGAATATTGCCAGAAGAAGATATGCCATATTTACCGGATGGTACACCAATTGATATTATGTTAAATCCTTTAGGGGTTCCTTCACGTATGAACATCGGGCAGGTACTTGAGCTTCACTTAGGTATGGCTGCTAGAGCACTTGGAATTCATGTTGCTTCACCAGTATTTGATGGTGCGCGTGAGGAAGATGTTTGGGGAACAATTGAAGAAGCAGGTATGGCTAATGATGCAAAAACTGTATTATATGATGGTCGTACTGGTGAACCGTTTGATAATCGTGTGTCTGTTGGCGTTATGTATATGATTAAACTTGCACACATGGTTGATGATAAATTACATGCACGTTCGACTGGACCTTACTCACTTGTAACCCAGCAGCCACTTGGCGGTAAAGCGCAATTTGGCGGTCAGCGTTTTGGTGAGATGGAGGTTTGGGCGCTTGAAGCATACGGTGCTGCATACACACTTCAAGAAATTCTGACTGTTAAATCAGATGACGTTGTTGGTCGTGTGAAAACGTATGAAGCGATTGTAAAAGGCGAAAATGTCCCTGAACCAGGTGTTCCTGAATCATTCAAAGTATTAATAAAAGAACTTCAGAGTCTTGGTATGGATGTAAAAATCCTTTCAGGTGATGAAAAAGAAATTGAAATGCGCGATACGGAAGATGAAGATGACTTACAACAAGTCGATACATTAAACATTGTTCCGGAAACAGCAGCATTTGAATCTGAAAAGGTCGGTTCAAAGGAATAA